A portion of the Hoylesella buccalis ATCC 35310 genome contains these proteins:
- a CDS encoding SPFH domain-containing protein, whose amino-acid sequence MIATYVLVAIVVLALIFVKQAIIIIPQSETKIVERLGKYYATLSPGINVIIPFIDRAKNIVTLNRGRYIYSTSIDLREQVYDFDKQNVITKDNIQMQINALLYFQIVDPFKAVYEINNLPNAIEKLTQTTLRNIIGELELDQTLTSRDTINTKLRAVLDDATNKWGIKVNRVELQDITPPESVLQAMEKQMQAERNKRATILTSEGEKQAAILQSEGEKTSTINRAEATKQQAILFAEGEATARIRKAEAEAIAIQKITEAVGKSTNPANYLLAQKYIAMMQELASGDKSKTVYLPYEATNLLGSIGGIKDLFKAE is encoded by the coding sequence ATGATTGCAACCTATGTGTTAGTGGCGATTGTTGTATTGGCCTTGATATTCGTCAAGCAGGCCATCATCATCATCCCACAGTCAGAAACCAAAATTGTAGAGCGTCTGGGCAAGTACTATGCCACACTCAGTCCTGGCATCAACGTCATTATCCCGTTTATCGACCGTGCCAAGAACATCGTGACACTCAACCGCGGCCGCTACATCTACAGCACCAGCATCGACCTACGCGAGCAGGTGTACGACTTTGACAAGCAGAATGTCATCACCAAGGACAACATTCAGATGCAGATCAATGCCTTGTTGTATTTCCAGATTGTGGACCCGTTCAAGGCCGTTTACGAAATCAACAACCTGCCCAACGCCATCGAGAAGCTCACGCAGACCACCCTGCGTAACATCATCGGCGAGCTGGAACTGGACCAGACGCTCACCTCGCGCGACACCATCAACACCAAGTTGCGTGCCGTTCTCGACGACGCCACCAACAAGTGGGGCATCAAGGTGAACCGCGTGGAGCTGCAAGACATCACGCCCCCCGAGAGCGTGTTGCAGGCCATGGAGAAGCAGATGCAGGCCGAGCGCAACAAGCGTGCCACCATCTTGACCAGTGAGGGCGAGAAGCAGGCGGCCATCTTGCAGTCGGAAGGCGAGAAGACCAGTACCATCAACCGCGCAGAGGCCACCAAGCAGCAGGCCATTCTCTTTGCCGAGGGTGAGGCCACGGCACGCATTCGCAAGGCTGAGGCCGAGGCCATCGCCATCCAGAAGATTACCGAGGCCGTGGGGAAAAGCACCAATCCGGCCAATTACCTTCTGGCGCAGAAGTACATCGCCATGATGCAGGAGCTGGCTTCGGGCGACAAGTCAAAGACCGTCTACCTGCCTTACGAGGCCACCAACCTGCTTGGCAGCATCGGAGGCATCAAGGATTTGTTCAAAGCCGAATAG
- a CDS encoding NfeD family protein produces MIEYISQNLWLVWTIVAMLCLIIELGSGDFFVTCFAIGALGAMVSSLFDVPLWLQIIIFAVCSVLSLVFVRPPLVHALHASGDNRVSNAEALIGRTGTVEEPITGEQSGYVKIDGDVWKAVSTDLETIQRGERVRVVKMDSIILTVERCL; encoded by the coding sequence ATGATAGAATACATTTCACAAAATTTATGGCTCGTTTGGACTATCGTAGCCATGCTCTGCCTGATTATCGAGCTGGGGTCGGGCGATTTCTTTGTCACCTGCTTCGCCATCGGTGCGCTGGGTGCCATGGTCAGCTCGCTTTTTGACGTGCCACTCTGGCTCCAGATCATCATTTTCGCCGTGTGCTCGGTGCTGAGCCTCGTGTTCGTGCGACCGCCATTGGTGCATGCCCTGCATGCCTCGGGTGACAACCGGGTGAGCAACGCCGAGGCCCTCATTGGGCGGACCGGCACAGTGGAAGAGCCCATCACGGGCGAGCAGAGTGGCTATGTCAAGATCGACGGCGACGTGTGGAAGGCTGTCAGCACCGATTTGGAGACCATCCAACGGGGCGAACGAGTGCGCGTGGTCAAGATGGACAGCATCATCCTCACCGTGGAGCGGTGCCTGTAA
- a CDS encoding M48 family metallopeptidase yields the protein MNKAKILLLTFATALLVACGTTRTVPITGRKQNLMVSDEQVLSLSKQEYDKYMASATKSSNAANTAMVRRVGQRLARAVETYFSSHGLSEELQHYSWEFNLVADKQANAFCMPGGKIVVYEGLLPYTQDEPSLAVVVGHEIAHAVARHSAEQMSKQIRDHLGVQVLGGALGALGVGNTTTQIAQVVAQQGLQFRNLKYSRDHELEADNMGLIFAAMAGYDPRVAVPFWQRMASGKGNQSDMFSTHPTDAKRIAALQRLMPTALQYYNGGSGAAATPAPKTSRKLTNKKQSSRQKTVSASSLYRNTGK from the coding sequence ATGAATAAAGCTAAAATTTTATTGTTGACCTTTGCTACTGCATTGCTCGTAGCATGTGGAACGACGCGCACTGTGCCTATTACGGGCCGCAAACAGAATCTGATGGTCTCGGATGAGCAGGTGCTTAGTTTGAGCAAACAGGAATATGACAAGTACATGGCTTCGGCTACCAAGTCGTCCAATGCAGCCAACACGGCCATGGTGAGGCGCGTGGGACAGCGGTTGGCCCGTGCCGTTGAAACCTATTTCAGCAGCCATGGACTGAGCGAAGAGCTGCAGCACTATAGCTGGGAGTTCAACCTTGTCGCCGACAAGCAGGCCAACGCATTCTGTATGCCCGGTGGTAAAATCGTGGTGTACGAAGGCCTTCTGCCCTATACACAGGACGAACCGTCCCTGGCAGTGGTTGTAGGTCACGAGATAGCGCATGCCGTTGCCCGCCACAGTGCCGAGCAGATGAGCAAACAAATCAGGGATCATCTGGGCGTTCAGGTGCTTGGCGGTGCCCTTGGTGCGCTGGGTGTGGGAAACACCACCACACAGATTGCACAGGTGGTGGCCCAACAAGGATTGCAATTCCGCAACCTGAAATACTCACGCGACCATGAGTTGGAGGCCGACAACATGGGACTTATCTTTGCTGCCATGGCTGGTTACGACCCTCGTGTGGCCGTCCCATTCTGGCAGCGCATGGCCAGTGGCAAGGGCAACCAGAGCGACATGTTCAGCACTCACCCCACCGATGCCAAGCGCATTGCCGCCTTACAGCGTCTTATGCCCACAGCTTTACAATATTATAATGGTGGCTCGGGTGCCGCAGCAACCCCTGCTCCAAAGACGAGCAGGAAGCTGACTAATAAGAAACAGTCATCCCGACAAAAGACGGTTTCTGCCTCTAGCCTTTACAGGAACACGGGGAAGTAA
- a CDS encoding dihydroorotate dehydrogenase, with protein sequence MAALNVKINDIEFKNPILTASGTFGYGLEFADLVPLNQLGGIIVKGTTLHPRQGNKYPRMAETPHGMLNCVGLQNKGVDYFCSEIYPKIKDIDTHMIVNVSGNTPDDYAECAARIDALDKIPAIELNISCPNVKQGGMAFGVTCAGAAAVVKAVRQTYHKTLIVKLSPNVTDVAEIARACEAEGADSVSLINTLMGMAIDVERRKPVLSIATGGLSGPVVKPVALRMVWQVAKAVSIPVIGLGGISTAKDAIEFFMAGATAIQIGTANFVDPMATIHVRDGVNRWLDDHGCASVTEIIGALNV encoded by the coding sequence ATGGCAGCTCTAAATGTAAAAATAAATGACATTGAGTTTAAGAATCCAATCTTAACCGCTTCGGGTACTTTCGGGTATGGACTCGAATTTGCCGATTTAGTACCATTGAATCAGCTTGGTGGCATCATTGTCAAGGGTACAACACTCCATCCTCGTCAAGGAAACAAGTATCCGCGAATGGCCGAAACGCCGCATGGCATGCTCAACTGTGTGGGCCTACAGAACAAGGGTGTAGACTATTTCTGCTCAGAAATCTATCCAAAGATTAAGGATATCGACACCCACATGATTGTCAATGTCAGCGGAAACACGCCCGATGATTATGCCGAGTGTGCCGCCCGTATCGATGCCCTGGACAAGATTCCGGCCATCGAGCTCAATATTTCCTGTCCTAATGTCAAGCAGGGCGGCATGGCTTTTGGCGTAACTTGTGCCGGAGCGGCAGCGGTTGTCAAAGCAGTTCGGCAGACTTATCACAAGACACTCATTGTCAAGTTGTCGCCCAATGTCACCGATGTGGCTGAAATAGCACGAGCATGTGAGGCCGAAGGAGCCGACAGCGTTTCGCTTATCAACACCCTCATGGGCATGGCCATTGATGTAGAGCGGCGCAAACCCGTGTTGAGCATTGCCACAGGTGGCCTCAGTGGACCGGTTGTAAAGCCCGTAGCGTTGCGCATGGTATGGCAAGTGGCCAAAGCAGTCAGCATCCCTGTCATTGGACTTGGAGGGATTTCTACGGCGAAAGATGCCATCGAATTCTTCATGGCGGGTGCCACGGCCATCCAGATTGGCACGGCCAACTTTGTCGATCCCATGGCTACCATCCACGTTCGAGATGGAGTGAACCGTTGGCTTGATGACCATGGTTGTGCTTCGGTGACAGAAATCATTGGCGCATTGAACGTTTAA
- a CDS encoding dihydroorotate dehydrogenase electron transfer subunit, translating into MRKICEDFLVQATEQLSDRHWLMRLRASSTLPEMHPGQFVQVHIDDSPSTYLRRPISINMVDYERNEILLLVAAIGEGTRHLVRKKPGEKVNCLLPLGNSFTMPRSTDERFLLVGGGVGIAPMLFLGKRLVEMGVRPSFLLGARTADELLEKDMFSELGDLYLTTEDGSEGEKGYVTNHSILKEEQFDRIATCGPKPMMMSVARYAKQNDIACEVSLENDMACGLGACLCCVEDTTDGHICVCTEGPVLNIKKLLWQL; encoded by the coding sequence ATGAGAAAGATTTGTGAAGATTTCCTTGTACAAGCAACAGAGCAATTAAGTGATCGTCATTGGCTCATGCGATTGCGTGCTTCATCGACATTGCCCGAGATGCATCCAGGCCAATTCGTACAGGTTCATATTGACGATTCACCTTCAACCTACTTGCGTCGGCCCATTTCTATTAACATGGTGGATTACGAACGCAATGAGATTTTATTGCTTGTGGCTGCGATAGGTGAAGGAACCCGTCATCTGGTACGAAAGAAACCTGGTGAGAAGGTCAATTGTTTGTTACCACTCGGAAATAGTTTTACCATGCCACGTTCTACCGATGAGCGTTTCTTGCTCGTTGGAGGTGGTGTTGGAATCGCTCCTATGCTTTTCTTGGGGAAGCGATTGGTGGAGATGGGAGTGCGCCCTTCGTTCTTATTAGGAGCCCGAACCGCTGATGAATTGCTTGAAAAGGACATGTTTAGTGAGCTTGGTGACCTGTATCTCACCACGGAAGATGGTTCAGAAGGCGAGAAGGGTTATGTAACCAATCATTCCATTCTCAAGGAAGAACAATTCGACCGTATTGCTACCTGTGGACCCAAACCCATGATGATGTCGGTGGCACGCTATGCCAAACAGAACGACATAGCATGCGAAGTTTCGTTAGAGAATGATATGGCGTGCGGATTGGGAGCCTGTCTTTGTTGCGTGGAAGATACTACTGACGGCCATATCTGCGTCTGTACAGAAGGTCCAGTGTTAAATATTAAGAAGTTATTATGGCAGCTCTAA
- a CDS encoding helix-turn-helix domain-containing protein yields the protein MKDRIKQLMNAQHMNQQTFAEALDISPASLSSIFNDRTKPTLNHIDAIKKKFPTINLDWLLYGNGPMFMDEYTGDIDNHAVSASSAESVLNFDDSPSTPSESNVVQPQLSFVEQRNQLQQVTNNNTKYIDNNPRKIAEIRVFYDDQTWETFVPKK from the coding sequence ATGAAAGATCGAATAAAACAATTGATGAATGCTCAGCACATGAATCAGCAAACTTTTGCTGAGGCATTGGATATTTCACCTGCTTCTTTGAGTAGCATTTTTAATGATCGTACAAAACCAACATTGAATCATATCGATGCCATCAAGAAGAAATTTCCAACTATTAATTTAGATTGGTTATTGTATGGCAATGGTCCTATGTTTATGGATGAATATACAGGTGATATCGATAATCATGCAGTTTCGGCTTCTTCTGCTGAATCTGTTTTAAACTTCGATGACTCTCCTTCTACTCCATCAGAGAGTAATGTAGTTCAACCGCAGTTAAGTTTTGTAGAGCAACGTAATCAACTTCAACAAGTCACTAATAACAATACGAAATATATTGACAATAATCCGCGTAAGATTGCTGAAATAAGAGTATTCTATGATGACCAAACGTGGGAGACTTTTGTGCCTAAAAAATAA
- the holA gene encoding DNA polymerase III subunit delta, with amino-acid sequence MARTGPTYDSIMRDLQARHFSPIYILMGEESYFIDKISDYIAENVLQPEERDFNQNIVFGSDINAAQIVDLAKGYPMMAEYRVVIVKEAQNLRGTDVIEKYLKNPVKSTILVLCHKNGTIDRRKKLIGRSEALGVVFESKKMRESELPSFIASYLKQKNVTIDYKSTAMIADHIGSDLNRMISVLDKLLISLPENNRVVVPEVIEKQIGVSKDFNAFELRSALVNRDVFKANQIIKYFDNNPKAGSIFSFLPLLFSYFQNLMIAYYAPTKNENAVAQFLDLRGGWAARDYIIGMKNYSGKKTMQIIAKFREIDAKSKGINNPYTSTGDLMKELIFYILH; translated from the coding sequence ATGGCTCGAACAGGACCCACATACGATTCTATCATGCGTGATCTTCAGGCACGTCATTTTTCACCTATTTATATATTAATGGGTGAGGAGTCGTATTTTATCGATAAAATTTCGGATTATATCGCCGAAAACGTCCTGCAACCCGAAGAGCGTGACTTCAATCAAAACATAGTTTTTGGTTCTGACATCAATGCTGCACAGATTGTAGATCTGGCAAAGGGATATCCAATGATGGCCGAATATCGAGTCGTCATCGTGAAAGAAGCGCAAAACTTGCGTGGAACTGACGTGATTGAAAAATATCTGAAAAACCCTGTTAAATCAACAATCTTAGTGCTTTGCCACAAAAATGGCACCATCGACAGACGAAAAAAACTGATTGGAAGATCTGAAGCTTTAGGTGTAGTTTTTGAAAGTAAAAAGATGAGAGAGTCAGAACTGCCTTCTTTCATCGCTTCGTATCTGAAACAGAAAAACGTGACCATCGATTATAAGTCGACAGCGATGATTGCCGATCATATTGGATCGGATTTGAATCGGATGATTTCTGTGCTGGACAAATTGCTGATTTCGCTTCCGGAAAACAATCGAGTGGTTGTGCCTGAGGTCATTGAAAAGCAAATTGGCGTGAGCAAAGATTTCAATGCTTTCGAACTGAGAAGTGCCTTGGTCAATCGAGATGTTTTTAAAGCCAATCAGATAATCAAATATTTTGACAATAATCCCAAAGCAGGGTCTATATTTTCTTTTCTTCCTTTGCTCTTCAGTTATTTCCAAAATCTGATGATTGCCTATTATGCTCCCACCAAAAATGAGAATGCTGTTGCACAATTTTTGGATCTAAGAGGAGGGTGGGCTGCGCGTGATTATATCATAGGAATGAAAAATTATTCAGGTAAGAAAACCATGCAGATCATTGCTAAGTTTAGAGAAATTGATGCTAAAAGCAAAGGAATCAACAATCCCTACACATCGACAGGGGATCTCATGAAGGAGCTTATTTTTTATATTCTGCATTGA